The Micropterus dolomieu isolate WLL.071019.BEF.003 ecotype Adirondacks linkage group LG23, ASM2129224v1, whole genome shotgun sequence DNA window CGGTTACAGGAAATTAAGCAAATCTTCTGTTCAGACAATATTAGATAACCAAACTAGATTAAACTTGACTCCTTATTGGCTGCCtccatttaaaaattaaatttttagagatcttaaaacatttccaaaaacTGCAACAGTGGACAGCTAAAACCTGAAATCAAGCACATGGTTGCTTACCAAACTCCTCCTGACTGCGACTGCGGTGCAGATAAATCCAGAGTTTGCGGCCAATGTCGTACTTCACACAAGGGTCTTTCTCATAGTGAAGTCTGTCTAGAGCCCCGCTTACAACTGTGTTCACCTAAATGGCAAAGGAAGATCCTTACAAACAGGACATATCACCATACAAAAACAACTTATAGGCAGCATCTGCCTCTGGATAGTGGCTTACACAGGCCAATGTAAGGTCTGTAAAGAAAATGCTAACTACATCACACCTGTGCACTAGTGACATCTGGAGCAAGAAACTGCGAGTCTTTCAACAGTTCACAGATCTCTGCCCGTGTTCCTTCTCCATTGGGTAACCTGGCTGCTGCATCCCGCACTACAGAATAAAGAGGGTAAAAGTCGCGTGACTGGTTTCCTTTGCACACACTTAAAAGCCCCACAGCCTGACAATGGAGTCAGAGTATAACAGAAGGTCTAACCCAGAGAGAGAATGGTGACGTATGGCGGTCGGTCTGAGCGGAGCAGCGTGTGCTCTCTGGCTTTGTTGAGAGACATCTCCTTATCAAACACCCCTTTAACAGGCCCCACCACGGATTCAAAGCCGTGCATCCTGAAGGTGAAGGCTTTATGTGGCTGGTTGTATCGCTGCTGCTCCTAATAAACAAGCAAAACATATGTCGGGTTTGAGAGTTCATGTCCAGGCTAAAGAGGCCAAATGTTATGAATAAGAAAAGTTTTCCAGAATGACAAACAAACCTGGATTTGAAACACTTGTCTCTCATCTCCAGTGCTGGGCCGCACCACATAATCAGTTGAACTGCGTGGTTATAGATAATACACTGTTAACTTCAACAACCATGATACTGCAACTCAAACTACTTCATTGTGTTAATGTAAGACTTCAAATgacatgtacatttatttagaaTTAAGCTAATGATTTCCTAATTAAGCAATGAACTATCTGCTATTTAAAATACTTAGTCCAACCAGCTACCCAAAAAacaatgattaatttatttcttaAGTTTTCATGTTTACAATGCTTTAACACTGAATCTTACACTCTTGGTGTGGGAGAAGTAATCTCTAACATGtcttcattttctgtctgtggaagacaaaaaaagcctgtttaaatttcattacaaataaaaaagtggTCAACATAGTAAACATAAATGTAGTATAGAATCGTGCTGAAACTATATTTTGTTATAATAGTTGTACTACCTTGACAACTAAATCTTTGGAGTCCAGCCACAGCTGACAAAGTGCACTGAGATCCTTCTCTGTATCCTGAGTCGGGCCTAAAATAAGTAACTGACTTTAATATTCAATCCCAATCACTGCATCAATCAGGCATTTCAATAGTTGATCCTTCTTACCAATCCACCTCCACTGCTGAGATTCATCAGCAAATTCCACAAACGGAGAAAAGCCACTGGGGAGTGCCATCATGCCATCTGATTAACAGACATAGAGTGTGGGGGAAAAATACAAAAGTGACATGGGGTAGAAAATAAAGTCTGACCATTTCAGTATGAGTGACCACTGCGACTTACCTTTAGTCTCTCCTGCAAGAAACTGCAGCGCTTGAAGAACCAAGTCAGACCAACACGGGACAGATGAAAACCACACGTTGAGGGAGCTTGCTGGAGAGGACTGCCACATTTGAACTTTCTCCTCCAACTGAGTAATAAAAATGTAGGCGTTATAATGTGTAGCCAGAAGTGTGATCAATTTTATAATATGTATGTTAAACTCTGTAAGAAGCTCATACCATTAAAGTACTGGCAAGGTTTTCTGCCCTTAAGATGGTCTCCAATAGGCTGAAGAAACTGACAGCTATTTCCTCAATGGAAACTGGGCTACCCTGAGACTCCTCCACAATTCTGTAATAAAGATGGTTCtttacattacacacacacacacacacacacacacacacacacacacacaattctggACAAGTTCTTGACATTAGCATGGCACTAGACTCACTCCTCCTTGATGTTGTGTAGTGGAGTAGATGGCGTGTCTGGCAGGGAGTTGATGATGTTCACTGGTGGAGCTGATGGGGTGTCTGAAGGTGCAGCAGTTTCACAGGGATCCTCAGATTCAACTTTTATTGTCCttatcttcttcttccttctctcaTCTTTTATCTTCTTCTTAGGCAAAGAAAGATCAAACAGTGctggaagaaaaaaagggaagatACATTCCAACTGTGTGTCaagaaatcaacaaaaacaagactTTGGCTTCAGAtatatcattattttttaaattcatttcacTCACGCACAGCCCCCTTCCGACCAATATTTGTTCTTGAAAGTATGTCTCCAAGGTGGATATCAGACGTCATCAAGTCTGGATGGTCCTGAGTAAATCAATCATAAGTGATATACTGTACAAATTAAGACCCAACCatatctgtgttttattttgttcttaCTGGTTGTCGCTTCCTCTTCTCCCTGTGGTTTTGAAGCATGGTTTTCAAGTCCTGCTCCCCtagttctgttttttctgtgaaaaaataaaatgtctttaagTATTATATTCACTGTGCTTAAACATTTGAGGAACAATATCTGGACATTGCAGAAATCACTGACCAGTAGTCTTCATGTCTTGGGTGGAGAGGCTGGGAAGAACTCTGAGCGAGACAGTGGGTGTCGGAGAGGAAGGTGATTGTGGTGCCGGAGTCCATAATGATATatctgcaataataataataaaacaaaagcaatgGCATGgttaaatgtgcattttttcaCTGAATGTCATACTGATAATGATAacgttttaataataataataatgaattatcTTCACATTGCATATTGGTTGTTACCATATGGAATATATTAGCATCTCCTTATTAGAGAAGTGTTTAGAGTTTAATTATTGGTAGTGATACTAATGAAAAAACAGACTGACCGTCGTCATCAGATGAAGCGTTGCTGTCTCCACACTCAGTTTTGACCTCCTTTAGTATGCGACTCAGTCTTCTTCTCACCCTTGGCTCCCGCATTTCAGCATGAGTCCTGGTAGGTAACTTTCTTTTTGGTGGAAAGTCCAGACCATTTTGAACAGCAAACTCCAGCAGCTCCTACAACAATAAGACACATTATGTCTAACTGAAAGAGGCCATGTGCCTTGTACttaaatgttttacaaaaaTACCTTTCTGGAGACGAGGATCTGCTTCAACAGCCTGTGGTAATACTGCTGCAGGGAGTACAACTGTTGCTTTCTCTGGGACTTGGCACACAATTGTCTGTACTTGACCACTTCAGGATTGAAGTAACCATCTGCGTTAAGATAAAAATCATGACCagaaagtgattaaaaaaatactcaTGTCAACATGATATAGTTGTGTGTAAATAAGTGGATAACTAGGAAGCACCTCTGAATAGTTTTTGTGCAAGATGAAGGGGATTTCCAAAGTTAAAGTTGCTGTTGTTGAATAGGTCACTGATGGTGCTGTCCTGCTCTGCAACATTGTTGTCAGAAAACTGTGGCAAGAACTGACGAAGGTGCTGCCTCTGGGAATCTGACAGTACGTTACTCCAGGTGCTTTCGCTCATCACAGAGAAGAAGATTTCGGGCTGTTACAAAGAAAGGTAAATGGCAAAAATGACTGCATCATCTGCATGTGATCAATCGAGCAAATCAGCAGCATGTAATCCCTGAGCACCAGATAACTCACGTCCTCAAGTAGGTCCTCTGGAAGGTTCACTCTACAGTTCCCCAGCATGCATTCCTCTGTTATTTCttcattgttttcttcttttggaTCAAGAGGGTCTGTTAGCATATGGGTGAGGGCATCcattcttctcctctgtgtcAACCGTTTAGTCTTTCACATAGAAAAGACTACAAAGTCACACAAAACCTCGTTTTAATCTGCAGACCAACTCCAGCTGATGCTTCTGCTTCCAGTCATTGAACGTTGTTGGCTTTATAGTTCGGAAAGAAGGTTGTTCAGTGCAACAAACGACTAACACTGGTAAGCATTCACCAATGTCAAAACATTAACGTTAGCCGCTCTGTACAGTAACGTAGCACTGCTTAGCgagctaagctaagttagcaAAAGAGCCAGTTATAACGTTTAGATTCGTGTTTCAGCGTTCAACGCAAACACACTATTTATGTACGGCATATTGGTAAGTAAAATGCACATTGTGACTAAGTTGATACAGCTAGTAAAGAACTGCTAAATGCTCTTACCTGAcattgctttgttttggaaATGAAGAGGGAACTATTTACCAACGTACCGTTTTCTTCTTCTACTGAAATGGATGACACATATCGGACGCCTCTCGCGCTTTGCTGCCCTCAGCAGGAAATAAGCATGTAATATACGTGGTCATTCAcgttaataaaactataaaattaTATACAAAACGTCGCTTCTTTTAATATTCTAGTTGGTGCTTATTGTacttagtattattatttaccTTTGACCAGAGAAGGGCATAATGTTACTAGCTAAACGGGGCAAAAGGTCTACACGCTAACGTTGTAGCTGTAACCTAACGGCGGCTAGTCACCTGTGAGGGCACCCACCTCTCACTCAAAGCGACCGTTAAGCCTAAATACAGTTTAATCAGGTAAGTTATTTAAAAATTCACCCCAGTTCAGTTGTCATGAACGGGGAGTATAAATCCGTTtgtgtaccaggctgtaaacattttttttttctgctgtaaatTTTGGCTATTTTAACATGGGGATCGCTTAATTTTTCATCCCTGAGATTGCTGCTTGGAgccatacagtctatgcttgGAGCTCACTGTCCATGAAAAATTAACTTTATTAATATAGCACCTTTTATGCACATAACTTTAAACAAGGAAGaagggagaaaaatatttaaaggcAGAGTGTTCTGTATTTTTTGGGGCGTGGTGGCTGAAAGTAGCATCCCCAAAGGCTTTTGTGGTGACCATGGGAATAGTTAAAAGAGCAGCTGTGGAGGATCTTAGGGTTTGTGGAGGATCATAAAGATAGGGTGCTATATAATTTAGAGCCTtagaaactttaaaaaaaaatcacttttaaaagatacagggagccagtgcaggtTGCTTAAAGTTAACATTATATGATctctcatttttgtttttgttaaaaccCTGGCAGCAGCTTTCTGAATGGTCTGTAGTTTTGCAATACCTGGTTTTGGTAGACCTGTATAGAGTGTGACAGTAAGCAAGATGACTAAGAAACAAAAGCAAGAGCAAGCTTTTCAGCATCTTGGCAGCACAGTGGCCCactggatagcactgtggccttaCAGGTCCTGGCTTCAGACCCTGGTTGTccctgcctttctgtgtggagtccTCCCCCTGCTGAGTGGGTTTCCTCCAGGTGCTCTGGTTTCCCCCACGATCAGAAACATGTTAGCTTCTCCAGTCAGTGCTACTGGACCGTGACACTGGCacagatctggagttggtcccacagtggctgcccactgctcccttgagggatgggttaggGCAGAGAAGGAATTTCGctgcatgtgtatgtgacaataaagtataccTTACCTTACCTCTGCAAATGATAATAGGCAGTTTTGGTCAACAAATCAAAATGGGCCTAATAAgttagttttgtgtttgtgtttttagttagatatgtagcctacatatataaaaatatatataactaattaattaaatagaaaaaagaTAGTGAATATACCTgtgaatataaattatataagaacaaaaacaaataatattaataacaataatttatcaattcatgtttatatgtatttttgttcACAGACAAACACTAACAAAACAGCCTAATATTACTATACTTCTCCCCAACACCTGTGGAATATCTCAgtttcattaaacaaacaaaagcaatgtTCCACTCAGTTGATTAAATCACGAATGTTTAAAGATTTATGAAAacactaaatttaaaaaacatgcaaattatACATTTCATACTCCTAAGGTTGAAGTTGGTTTCAAACTGGGGAAACCCTGTCtgttaaatgtgttaataaaatatgcacctttttaacacaattttttaaattgataTGGCACAATGAGAATTCTCACTTAAATTAAATACCTTATTAATACTTTAGTAGAGTAATTTGTTATGTAACAACATAGTGCAGAACAGTGGTGTATATACCATGAATTAGGAACATGTGAATGGCTGGTTCAGCTTTGTCAGCTTGCTCCACCTCTTTATGGTGTTGTAATGAACAGGAATGAACAGTCAATCCCTCTGCCTCATAACACTTGCCAGAGAGAGGCACAGGGCCCACAGTGCCCTTCAGAAACCTTCACTAACATTGTCAGGCCTTACATGTTGGGCATATAAGCACACGGAGTTACAgaactgacagacagacattttccCATTTCTCTCAAGGTTTTGCTTTTAATGCCTTGGGAGGATGGCAGAAGGTGCagatggagaggaagagatTCAGTTCCTGCGAACGGTAAGTGATGCTACCTGTCTCTTCTCAAATAACTATCAGAAAATTTTTACAGTCAGCAATATGCAATAATTAACCTTTTGTGTATTGAGTTGTTGCTCATAATGCATAATAGACACATTTACTGAGTTGGGTTACTTTCTTTACATCGACTGAGCACAGACTGACAAGGACAGGTGGCATATTTTGTCAGCATTGTTATCTATTTATATCCCAGCGGGTACTTGGGATGTTACTGTTTGTCACAGAGAAGAAAATTTCTGGTGCCAGGTGATAATTAACACATAGACTTATAACAGATTAATTATGATAAAAGCAATTACATATAGTTACATGAAAGTATTATAACATTTTTACACTTCACCGCCACATGTATGTTCATGACAGTTAGGAAAatcaaaagtttttttaaaagactAAAAACATACTTAATTTCGTGTAGTTTGTATGTGGATCCCTTTCATGCTTTAAGCGGGATATTACACCTGTGGCTGAGGCGGACACCAAGATTAGTAGTGTGAACTACTGGACTGGATTCTGCCATGCCTAGTgggaatgttgtttttttatcttggCTCGTAGGTTGAAGCTCTACTACAAAATAATGTTGATATGGTTGTAAAGCTTCAACAAACTTCTACGAGACCACAAAGTCCTCCAACTTCCTGTTGATGTAAAATCACTTGGTTCGTGCCTTGATGTTATTCCTTCATTAAATATTTGGTCCTATTATTTTTCGCCAATGGAGCAAATAGAAATATTATTCTGGGTCTTGGGCCATTATTTGTATTCAGATGAAGAATCTATATTACCTAGTCTAGGTCTTTATCCCCAAAAAGAACTTTATGTCAGTGACCATGTCCCACACCAAACTGTAATACAGGTGTATCAGATAAATCCACAGGGTGTCACTTGCTTCTCAGGCCTTTGTGCTACTGCAGCCCAACTTTATGATTTAGATGTGTatttccaaaataaatgttgtgcATAGGGATGTTTTAGTACATTTTGAGGTATTACTCTGAAGTTTTAACATATTTACTTCATTGATTTTACAGTACATgttctaaaatatttaatttaaatcagtTTATTTTTGCTGCATTAGTCACCACTGAGCTATCGAATTTCCAGTTTAGATCTCTGTGCCAGAGTCTGCAGAAGGCCATTGTGGCCTTGCAAGCCGTTTGCTGTAACACCCTCTATATGTACACTCAGCTTTTGAACATGTTCCACATAGTGTCACTGTGGTAACTCTAGACCTGATGTTAGCATAAGCCAGACACCAATTATCTATAGACTGTATCAGTTGACACTCAGTTCCTTGTAGCCACTCGG harbors:
- the nfrkb gene encoding nuclear factor related to kappa-B-binding protein isoform X1, with translation MDALTHMLTDPLDPKEENNEEITEECMLGNCRVNLPEDLLEDPEIFFSVMSESTWSNVLSDSQRQHLRQFLPQFSDNNVAEQDSTISDLFNNSNFNFGNPLHLAQKLFRDGYFNPEVVKYRQLCAKSQRKQQLYSLQQYYHRLLKQILVSRKELLEFAVQNGLDFPPKRKLPTRTHAEMREPRVRRRLSRILKEVKTECGDSNASSDDDDISLWTPAPQSPSSPTPTVSLRVLPSLSTQDMKTTEKTELGEQDLKTMLQNHREKRKRQPDHPDLMTSDIHLGDILSRTNIGRKGAVPLFDLSLPKKKIKDERRKKKIRTIKVESEDPCETAAPSDTPSAPPVNIINSLPDTPSTPLHNIKEEIVEESQGSPVSIEEIAVSFFSLLETILRAENLASTLMLEEKVQMWQSSPASSLNVWFSSVPCWSDLVLQALQFLAGETKDGMMALPSGFSPFVEFADESQQWRWIGPTQDTEKDLSALCQLWLDSKDLVVKTENEDMLEITSPTPRVSTDYVVRPSTGDERQVFQIQEQQRYNQPHKAFTFRMHGFESVVGPVKGVFDKEMSLNKAREHTLLRSDRPPYVTILSLVRDAAARLPNGEGTRAEICELLKDSQFLAPDVTSAQVNTVVSGALDRLHYEKDPCVKYDIGRKLWIYLHRSRSQEEFERIHQAQAAAAKARKALQQKPKPATKPKCGSKDGGSKTPGCLEAGQDIGSNPMSPTPTTPTPNTPGTPKSPLPCAATTPTKTGVPDTIKSSPGVLLVSPPSLPQLGAILPSSQAGPPTSQPVTSQHTARIVSHLAASSLPQVRVVSAQPGLVSSAGSQQATLVHQASHQIRMPVSVATKGISQAVVSVPLRTASSPVHVPTTLSVAMAKLQTGSPGSPANNPASPAVLQGVTSPNIKQVSITGQLGMKTAGGAGIPITATNLRIQGKDVLRLPPSSITTDAKGQTVLRITPDMMATLTKSPVATVKLTPDFLGTATAGSKSISATLHVTPTHASPSSASSALSCTGEVQTTKAGPVASTLLKAAGDTAIRLMPTLAVTVADQKSRTFSTVTSPDKSGATIRIMPGLGVIPQKQGQTITMTTTTGGKPLTASTCATVVTMAASVVGGAKGITVAPGVSGSPLTLGTATATVRQVPATVVTTQTGKLPARITVPLSVLNQPLKNKSVVTTPIVKGSLNTNISSLGRNIILTTMPAGTKLIAGNKPVSFVTAQQFQQLQQQGQATQVRIQTVQAQQLQQHMATGSPKSVSTVVVTTAPSPKCAPDHPPAPQQ
- the nfrkb gene encoding nuclear factor related to kappa-B-binding protein isoform X2, producing MDALTHMLTDPLDPKEENNEEITEECMLGNCRVNLPEDLLEDPEIFFSVMSESTWSNVLSDSQRQHLRQFLPQFSDNNVAEQDSTISDLFNNSNFNFGNPLHLAQKLFRDGYFNPEVVKYRQLCAKSQRKQQLYSLQQYYHRLLKQILVSRKELLEFAVQNGLDFPPKRKLPTRTHAEMREPRVRRRLSRILKEVKTECGDSNASSDDDDISLWTPAPQSPSSPTPTVSLRVLPSLSTQDMKTTEKTELGEQDLKTMLQNHREKRKRQPDHPDLMTSDIHLGDILSRTNIGRKGAVPLFDLSLPKKKIKDERRKKKIRTIKVESEDPCETAAPSDTPSAPPVNIINSLPDTPSTPLHNIKEEIVEESQGSPVSIEEIAVSFFSLLETILRAENLASTLMLEEKVQMWQSSPASSLNVWFSSVPCWSDLVLQALQFLAGETKDGMMALPSGFSPFVEFADESQQWRWIGPTQDTEKDLSALCQLWLDSKDLVVKTENEDMLEITSPTPRVSTDYVVRPSTGDERQVFQIQEQQRYNQPHKAFTFRMHGFESVVGPVKGVFDKEMSLNKAREHTLLRSDRPPYVTILSLVRDAAARLPNGEGTRAEICELLKDSQFLAPDVTSAQVNTVVSGALDRLHYEKDPCVKYDIGRKLWIYLHRSRSQEEFERIHQAQAAAAKARKALQQKPKPATKPKCGSKDGGSKTPGCLEAGQDIGSNPMSPTPTTPTPNTPGTPKSPLPCAATTPTKTGVPDTIKSSPGVLLVSPPSLPQLGAILPSSQAGPPTSQPVTSQHTARIVSHLAASSLPQVRVVSAQPGLVSSAGSQQATLVHQASHQIRMPVSVATKGISQAVVSVPLRTASSPVHVPTTLSVAMAKLQTGSPGSPANNPASPAVLQGVTSPNIKQVSITGQLGMKTAGGAGIPITATNLRIQGKDVLRLPPSSITTDAKGQTVLRITPDMMATLTKSPVATVKLTPDFLGTATAGSKSISATLHVTPTHASPSSASSALSCTGEVQTTKAGPVASTLLKAAGDTAIRLMPTLAVTVADQKSRTFSTVTSPDKSGATIRIMPGLGVIPQKQGQTITMTTTTGGKPLTASTCATVVTMAASVVGGAKGITVAPGVSGSPLTLGTATATVRQVPATVVTTQTGKLPARITVPLSVLNQPLKNKSVVTTPIVKGSLNTNSISSLGRNIILTTMPAGTKLIAGNKPVSFVTAQQFQQLQQQGQATQVRIQTVQAQQLQQHMATGSPKSVSTVVVTTAPSPKCAPDHPPAPQQ